A section of the Methanosarcina mazei S-6 genome encodes:
- the polX gene encoding DNA polymerase/3'-5' exonuclease PolX, which translates to MRNREVAELLYETADIMEFQQIEWKPRAYRRAAQNIENFGEDIEKVYEKKGKKGLTEIPGVGESIADHIAEYLKTGKVEKFEGLKGKAPSGTAELMEIRGLGAKKMKKLADKLEIKTMLDLKNAVKSHRIRRLSGFGVKSEENIARAIENYEKSHSRIPLGKALPLAEEIISGLKEELKNGTPGLDLSRIIYTGSLRRLKETIGDIDILAEAEEADAGKIMDAFVSLPEAGQVVSKGRTRSSVILKEGFAIDLRVVPPESYGAALQYFTGSKEHNIGLRNIALREGYKLSEYGLYSKNSGERIAGKSEEEIYRKLGLEYIAPELRENRGELKAAAKNELPELVDAGDIRGDLHMHTDYSEGTESLETMIENAEAMGYEYIAVTDHSRSQRIANGMDIETLKEQWKEIKSLSKRFRIKVLRGSEVEILKDGSLDYPDEILKELDVVVGAVHSGFAASEREMTGRIITALENKHLDILAHPSGRLLGKREAYAVNFGKVFEAAAENGKVMEINCQPSRLDLNDELIFRAKDYELKFCISTDSHSVSDLTSMRYGLGQARRGWLEKEDIVNTYPYSRLKGVFKKLRD; encoded by the coding sequence TTGAGAAACCGTGAGGTTGCAGAACTGCTGTATGAAACTGCTGATATAATGGAGTTCCAGCAGATAGAGTGGAAACCGCGAGCTTACAGGCGGGCAGCTCAGAACATAGAGAATTTTGGCGAAGATATTGAAAAAGTCTACGAGAAAAAAGGAAAAAAGGGGCTTACAGAGATTCCCGGCGTAGGTGAATCCATTGCCGACCATATAGCCGAATACCTGAAAACAGGGAAGGTAGAAAAATTTGAGGGTTTGAAAGGTAAAGCTCCTTCAGGCACTGCCGAACTGATGGAAATCAGGGGGCTTGGAGCAAAAAAGATGAAAAAGCTTGCAGATAAGCTTGAGATAAAAACCATGTTAGACCTGAAAAATGCGGTTAAATCTCACAGGATCAGGAGGCTTTCAGGCTTCGGGGTAAAAAGTGAAGAAAATATCGCCAGGGCAATTGAAAACTACGAAAAAAGCCATTCAAGAATCCCGCTTGGAAAGGCACTCCCGCTTGCCGAAGAAATCATATCCGGCTTGAAAGAAGAACTGAAGAACGGAACTCCCGGGTTAGACCTCTCCAGGATCATCTATACAGGTTCCCTGCGAAGGCTGAAAGAAACTATTGGGGACATTGACATCCTTGCAGAAGCAGAAGAAGCAGATGCAGGGAAAATTATGGATGCATTTGTTTCTCTCCCCGAAGCAGGACAGGTTGTTTCAAAAGGCAGAACCAGAAGCAGTGTGATCCTTAAAGAGGGATTTGCGATAGACCTCAGGGTAGTTCCGCCTGAAAGCTACGGGGCAGCTTTACAATATTTCACGGGCTCAAAGGAACACAATATCGGACTCAGAAATATTGCTCTCAGAGAAGGTTATAAGCTTTCAGAATACGGTCTGTATTCCAAAAATTCGGGAGAACGGATTGCAGGCAAAAGTGAAGAGGAAATTTACAGGAAACTCGGGCTTGAGTATATCGCACCTGAACTCCGGGAAAACAGGGGAGAACTTAAGGCTGCAGCAAAGAATGAACTACCAGAGCTTGTGGATGCAGGAGACATACGGGGAGACCTGCACATGCATACGGATTACAGCGAAGGGACAGAGAGCCTTGAAACTATGATAGAAAACGCCGAAGCTATGGGATACGAATATATTGCAGTCACAGACCATTCGCGCTCTCAGAGGATTGCAAACGGAATGGATATTGAAACTTTGAAAGAGCAGTGGAAAGAGATCAAAAGTCTGTCAAAGCGCTTCAGGATAAAGGTTCTAAGGGGCTCGGAAGTTGAGATCCTTAAAGACGGAAGCCTTGACTACCCTGATGAGATCCTTAAAGAGCTTGACGTTGTGGTAGGAGCTGTACATTCAGGTTTTGCAGCATCGGAAAGAGAAATGACAGGAAGAATTATCACTGCTCTCGAAAACAAACACCTCGACATACTTGCCCATCCTTCGGGCAGGCTTCTCGGAAAAAGAGAGGCTTATGCGGTCAATTTCGGGAAAGTCTTTGAAGCTGCAGCAGAAAATGGAAAAGTAATGGAAATTAACTGCCAGCCTTCAAGGCTTGACCTTAATGACGAGCTTATCTTCAGGGCAAAGGACTATGAGCTGAAATTCTGCATTTCAACGGACAGCCATTCTGTATCTGACCTCACTTCCATGCGCTACGGTCTCGGGCAGGCGAGAAGGGGCTGGCTTGAAAAAGAAGATATTGTGAATACCTACCCGTACTCAAGGCTTAAAGGAGTTTTCAAAAAACTCAGGGATTGA
- a CDS encoding cation:proton antiporter — translation MASELTTFVLIFGTLLFVFGLFSRKIEGTVVTIQMIFLAAGILLSPIGLNLISLSPRSGLVLGVIKVALVLTFFSDASLIGLHSLFLKERLSVRLLFLGLSLTICLGTVFAALLFADITFIDAILLGIILAPTDASLAQKVVEERQVPTLIRNGLIIESGLNDGAVMPLFIFVVALEAVEKLNRPLGTFLAIALEQIGFGIFVGIIIGLVGGWLFSRAFKAGSMSEVYYRTEFVALALISWLVADGVGGNGFIAAFIAGLATRIEDRQVTEEEVILLPRAEGNVLNLAVLFILGVMSAEYLPLVDLKIFAYAVLSLTVVRMVPVTISLIGSHLNIKTGLFMGWFGPRGLASIVLMLITVERIEGIRVSGTIGLAVITTVIISVFAHGITAGPVSNWYARIIATLPPDAPEKESVEELTALQGIETTENIHKEPY, via the coding sequence ATGGCAAGCGAACTTACAACGTTTGTCCTGATATTCGGAACACTATTGTTTGTTTTCGGTCTGTTTTCCAGGAAGATTGAAGGGACAGTTGTTACTATCCAGATGATATTTCTGGCAGCTGGAATACTTCTCAGTCCAATAGGACTTAATTTGATATCTCTCTCCCCGAGAAGTGGACTCGTTCTGGGAGTAATCAAAGTTGCACTGGTACTCACCTTTTTTTCCGATGCATCGCTTATAGGGCTACACTCGCTGTTTCTGAAAGAGCGACTTTCTGTAAGGTTGCTCTTTCTTGGGCTTTCACTTACGATCTGCCTTGGAACAGTGTTTGCAGCTCTTCTTTTTGCAGATATTACCTTTATAGACGCAATACTGCTCGGGATAATACTTGCACCTACGGATGCCTCACTTGCCCAGAAGGTAGTTGAAGAACGCCAGGTTCCGACCCTTATCCGAAATGGCCTGATCATAGAGAGCGGACTTAATGATGGGGCTGTCATGCCATTATTCATTTTTGTCGTTGCTCTTGAAGCAGTTGAAAAACTGAACAGACCCCTGGGAACATTTCTTGCTATTGCCCTTGAACAGATAGGATTTGGGATATTTGTCGGCATAATCATCGGCCTTGTGGGAGGATGGTTATTCAGCAGAGCCTTTAAGGCTGGGTCGATGTCAGAGGTCTACTATAGAACTGAGTTTGTAGCATTGGCCCTGATCTCCTGGCTTGTAGCAGATGGGGTAGGAGGAAATGGATTCATTGCAGCCTTCATTGCAGGACTTGCCACCAGGATAGAGGACAGGCAAGTAACTGAGGAGGAAGTGATCCTTCTTCCTAGAGCCGAAGGGAACGTACTGAACCTTGCAGTCTTATTTATCCTGGGTGTCATGTCGGCAGAGTATCTTCCCCTCGTTGACCTGAAGATATTTGCATATGCAGTTCTCAGCCTTACAGTAGTCCGAATGGTCCCTGTGACTATCTCGCTTATTGGAAGTCATTTAAACATTAAGACCGGCCTTTTCATGGGCTGGTTTGGTCCCAGGGGTCTTGCCTCCATTGTCCTTATGCTTATAACAGTCGAAAGGATTGAAGGAATAAGAGTATCAGGAACTATAGGTTTGGCTGTGATAACAACAGTGATTATCAGTGTCTTTGCCCACGGGATCACTGCTGGCCCGGTAAGCAACTGGTACGCCCGGATAATAGCAACGCTCCCTCCTGATGCTCCGGAAAAGGAAAGTGTGGAGGAACTAACGGCACTTCAGGGAATTGAAACTACTGAGAATATCCATAAAGAGCCTTATTGA
- a CDS encoding SEC-C metal-binding domain-containing protein, which produces MEPDYLLGNILETEIGELAASEKQYRFGQDKRDTLPQVCRECEVFFACRGECPKNRFLATPSGESGLNYLCKGWKAFFQHVDYPMQIMAGLMRRGYPASEVMRILALDEAFQRTGRNEPCPCGSGLKFKRCHGRKDTRVKKEEMGM; this is translated from the coding sequence GTGGAGCCGGACTATCTGCTGGGCAATATTCTGGAAACAGAGATAGGAGAGCTTGCAGCATCGGAAAAGCAATACAGGTTCGGGCAGGACAAACGTGATACTCTACCGCAGGTATGCCGGGAATGCGAGGTGTTCTTTGCCTGCAGGGGAGAATGTCCTAAAAACCGCTTCCTGGCCACTCCTTCAGGAGAATCCGGCCTGAATTACCTCTGTAAGGGCTGGAAAGCTTTCTTCCAGCATGTCGATTATCCGATGCAGATAATGGCAGGATTGATGCGCAGGGGTTACCCGGCATCAGAGGTGATGAGGATTCTGGCTCTTGATGAAGCTTTTCAAAGGACAGGACGCAACGAACCCTGTCCCTGTGGCAGCGGGCTCAAGTTCAAACGCTGCCACGGACGCAAGGATACCAGGGTAAAGAAAGAGGAAATGGGCATGTAA
- a CDS encoding ATP-dependent DNA ligase, giving the protein MVRFKELAELFEELEKTTSHREIVRRISEFFKNLKGDEVKDSAYLFLGSTGPAFENTTLGIKDMLAIRAIAGAYGVTREDVSKRYARTGDLGDVAFELSKKRESSLTIEDVFQRLLQIRETSGKGSQEEKTALFSDILQKATPEEGKYIVRLVLGRLRLGFGDQFLLEAFSIAFTGDKKHAAKIKESYSVCTDIGELAKILAENGARATGFISIKPGRPVKSMLSQRVESFEELEKRVKGKKAAEEKYDGERVQVHKTGEGIKAFSRRLEDITSQYPEIIEDVRKTVPANEIVLDGEIVAYAELERNGNRIEEFYPFQNLMQRRRKYEIENYRKKCPVAVFFFDILYLNGEPLLKRPYPERRALLEMNVVESGIIRLSKRIVTESVEEIEDFFNETIEKGLEGIVVKSMSSNSYYEAGKRSWFWFKWKQEYSEGMRETFDLVVVGSYYGRGRRKGSFGALLCAVLNKEGQRFETLTKVGTGFTEADAEEINRLLSDHIVSEIPKDVSIKKGMLPDIFIEPAVVIEVLGSEITNSPGHTAGEGEEETGLELRFPRFLRIRHDKTPYDAMTVKEVRDLKDGT; this is encoded by the coding sequence ATGGTGAGGTTTAAAGAGCTTGCAGAGCTTTTTGAGGAGCTTGAGAAGACCACGTCCCACAGGGAAATCGTAAGAAGGATTTCTGAATTTTTTAAGAATCTCAAAGGAGATGAGGTGAAGGACAGTGCGTATCTTTTTCTTGGAAGCACCGGGCCTGCCTTTGAAAACACAACCCTGGGGATCAAGGACATGCTTGCCATAAGGGCCATTGCAGGAGCTTACGGAGTTACCAGAGAAGATGTCAGTAAAAGGTATGCAAGAACAGGAGACCTTGGAGATGTGGCTTTTGAACTCAGCAAAAAAAGAGAATCTTCCCTGACCATTGAGGATGTTTTTCAAAGGCTTCTGCAGATAAGAGAAACCTCAGGAAAAGGCAGTCAGGAAGAAAAAACAGCCCTTTTTTCGGACATCTTACAAAAAGCCACACCTGAAGAAGGTAAATATATAGTGCGACTTGTGCTCGGAAGGCTAAGATTGGGGTTCGGAGACCAGTTCTTGCTCGAAGCTTTCTCAATCGCATTTACAGGGGACAAAAAACATGCCGCAAAAATAAAAGAAAGCTACAGCGTCTGTACGGATATCGGGGAGCTAGCAAAAATCCTTGCAGAAAACGGAGCAAGGGCTACAGGGTTTATCTCCATAAAACCGGGTAGGCCGGTAAAATCCATGCTCTCCCAGCGAGTCGAAAGTTTTGAAGAGCTTGAAAAAAGGGTTAAGGGAAAAAAAGCTGCTGAAGAGAAATATGATGGAGAGAGGGTGCAGGTACATAAAACCGGTGAGGGGATTAAAGCTTTTTCCCGCAGGCTTGAGGACATAACTTCCCAGTACCCTGAAATTATCGAAGATGTCAGAAAAACCGTCCCTGCAAATGAAATAGTGCTTGATGGAGAAATAGTTGCATACGCAGAACTGGAAAGAAACGGTAACCGGATAGAAGAATTTTACCCGTTTCAGAACCTCATGCAGAGGCGAAGAAAGTACGAGATTGAAAATTACAGGAAGAAATGCCCGGTAGCAGTATTCTTTTTTGATATCCTTTACCTTAACGGAGAGCCCCTTCTAAAGAGGCCCTATCCTGAAAGAAGGGCTTTGCTTGAGATGAACGTTGTTGAGTCAGGAATAATTCGTCTGTCAAAAAGAATCGTTACGGAAAGCGTTGAGGAAATTGAGGATTTTTTTAACGAAACCATAGAAAAGGGGCTTGAAGGAATAGTGGTCAAGTCCATGAGCAGCAACTCTTATTACGAAGCCGGGAAAAGGAGCTGGTTCTGGTTCAAATGGAAACAGGAGTATTCAGAGGGGATGAGAGAGACCTTTGACCTTGTGGTTGTGGGGAGTTATTACGGAAGAGGGAGGAGAAAAGGGTCATTTGGAGCTCTTCTCTGTGCAGTCCTGAATAAAGAGGGACAGCGGTTTGAAACGTTGACAAAAGTGGGAACTGGTTTTACAGAAGCGGATGCAGAAGAGATCAACAGGTTGCTTTCAGACCATATAGTAAGCGAAATTCCAAAGGACGTTTCTATTAAAAAAGGTATGCTTCCTGATATCTTTATAGAACCTGCAGTAGTTATCGAAGTCCTTGGCTCGGAGATCACAAACAGCCCCGGACATACGGCAGGAGAAGGAGAAGAGGAAACAGGACTTGAACTGCGTTTCCCCCGGTTCTTACGAATAAGGCACGACAAAACTCCATATGATGCCATGACAGTTAAGGAAGTAAGGGATCTGAAGGACGGAACTTAA
- a CDS encoding arylsulfatase, with amino-acid sequence MGEKKPNILVIWGDDIGISNLSCYSDGLMGYRTPNIDRIANEGMRFTDSYGEQSCTAGRAAFITGQSPFRTGLSKVGLPGAKTGLQHEDPTIAELLKAQGYATGQFGKNHFGDRNEYLPTVHGFDEFFGNLYHLNAEEEPELPDYPPGEDFPLFRERFGPRGVMHSWATDEDDPTEDPRWGRVGRQKIEDTGPLSRKRMEKVDLEFIEAAIDFIKRQKEAGKPFFVWLNTTWMHFRVHVPEEIRGQAGRWQSEYHDAMIEHDRQVGMMLDLLDELGIAEDTIVLYSTDNGPHMNSWPDAAMTPFRCEKNSNWEGAFRVPEVMRWPGKIPAGVVSNEIISHMDWLPTFLSAAGVPDIKEKLKKGYKVGEKNFKVHLDGYNFLPCLTGKEKKSPRIEFFYFSDDGDLVAARYDNWKLVFMEQRAVGTLQVWIEPFVPLRVPKIFNLRTDPYERADMTSNTYYDWMLDHAFLLIPAQKIVGDFLSTFVEFPPRQKAASFTINRVMEKLQEGIGSN; translated from the coding sequence ATGGGAGAAAAGAAACCAAATATTCTGGTCATCTGGGGAGATGACATAGGTATCAGCAATCTCAGCTGCTACAGTGATGGATTGATGGGGTACAGAACACCTAACATAGACCGCATAGCCAACGAAGGCATGAGGTTCACAGACTCCTATGGAGAACAGAGCTGCACAGCCGGACGTGCAGCGTTTATTACAGGCCAGAGCCCTTTCAGGACAGGACTGAGCAAAGTAGGTCTGCCCGGGGCAAAGACAGGATTACAGCACGAAGACCCTACCATTGCTGAACTTCTGAAAGCCCAGGGTTATGCCACAGGCCAGTTCGGCAAGAACCACTTTGGAGACCGGAACGAGTACCTGCCTACAGTTCATGGTTTTGATGAATTCTTTGGAAACCTCTACCACCTGAACGCAGAAGAGGAGCCTGAACTACCTGACTATCCTCCCGGAGAGGACTTCCCACTTTTCAGGGAACGATTTGGTCCGAGGGGAGTGATGCATTCCTGGGCTACTGATGAAGATGATCCTACCGAGGACCCGCGCTGGGGTCGCGTGGGCAGACAAAAGATAGAAGACACAGGTCCGCTGAGCAGGAAACGCATGGAGAAGGTTGATCTTGAGTTCATAGAGGCAGCCATTGACTTCATTAAACGCCAAAAAGAGGCTGGTAAGCCTTTTTTTGTATGGCTCAACACCACCTGGATGCATTTTAGAGTGCATGTCCCTGAAGAGATCAGAGGTCAGGCAGGGCGCTGGCAGTCGGAGTATCACGATGCAATGATCGAGCACGACAGGCAGGTTGGCATGATGCTTGATCTGCTTGACGAGCTGGGTATTGCCGAAGATACCATCGTTTTGTACAGCACGGACAACGGACCTCATATGAATTCCTGGCCCGATGCAGCCATGACCCCCTTCCGTTGCGAGAAGAATTCAAATTGGGAAGGTGCTTTCCGCGTTCCTGAAGTCATGCGCTGGCCGGGTAAGATACCTGCAGGCGTTGTATCCAACGAGATCATAAGCCACATGGACTGGCTGCCCACTTTCCTCTCAGCGGCAGGGGTGCCGGATATTAAGGAGAAACTTAAGAAAGGATACAAGGTCGGTGAAAAGAACTTCAAGGTGCATCTCGATGGTTATAACTTTTTACCCTGTCTGACAGGCAAAGAGAAAAAATCCCCACGCATTGAGTTCTTTTACTTCTCCGATGATGGGGATCTGGTTGCAGCCCGGTATGACAACTGGAAACTGGTGTTCATGGAACAGCGTGCTGTCGGGACCCTGCAGGTATGGATTGAGCCCTTTGTACCTCTGCGTGTTCCAAAGATATTCAATCTTCGAACAGACCCGTATGAGCGCGCAGATATGACCTCCAATACCTACTATGACTGGATGCTTGACCATGCTTTCCTTCTGATACCGGCCCAAAAAATAGTTGGCGACTTTTTGTCGACTTTCGTAGAATTCCCGCCGCGCCAGAAGGCAGCCAGCTTTACCATAAACAGGGTGATGGAAAAGCTCCAGGAGGGGATCGGCAGTAACTGA
- a CDS encoding anaerobic sulfatase maturase translates to MTPQNHLPSRIHVLAKPTGAICNLACKYCFFLDKELLYPGSRFRMSDEILENYIRQLIAAHSSPQVTVAWQGGEPTLMGVDFYRRAIELQEKHRKPGMKFENTMQTNGTLLDDEWCRFFKENNFLIGISIDGPRELHDAYRVDKKGEGSFDRVMKGLRLLQKHGVEYNVLTTVNRTNADYPLEVYRFLRDEAGTDWIQFIPVVERINGGGRTLYQKGDRVSDRSVKPEQFGSFLSCIFDEWVRNDVGRIFVQTFEASARRWMGLPSGMCVFEETCGIGLLLLSIMEIFTHVTILWSRTICWAIFWKQR, encoded by the coding sequence ATGACACCGCAAAATCATCTTCCTAGCCGTATTCACGTGCTGGCCAAGCCAACAGGAGCTATCTGCAACCTGGCCTGCAAATACTGTTTTTTTCTTGACAAGGAACTGCTCTATCCTGGCAGCAGGTTCCGCATGTCAGATGAAATACTGGAGAACTATATCCGGCAGCTCATCGCAGCCCACAGCAGTCCGCAGGTGACCGTTGCCTGGCAGGGAGGTGAACCCACGCTTATGGGCGTCGACTTTTACCGGCGTGCAATTGAGCTGCAAGAAAAACACAGAAAACCAGGCATGAAGTTCGAAAACACAATGCAGACAAATGGCACGCTGCTGGACGACGAATGGTGCCGGTTCTTTAAGGAAAACAATTTTCTAATCGGGATCAGTATCGACGGCCCTCGCGAACTGCACGACGCCTACCGTGTGGACAAAAAAGGGGAGGGAAGCTTCGATAGGGTTATGAAGGGGCTTCGCCTGCTGCAAAAACACGGGGTAGAATATAACGTCCTGACAACAGTTAACCGCACCAACGCCGATTACCCGCTGGAAGTCTACCGCTTCCTGCGGGACGAAGCAGGGACAGACTGGATTCAGTTTATTCCGGTTGTTGAAAGGATCAATGGGGGAGGACGTACCCTTTACCAGAAAGGGGATAGGGTCTCGGACCGTTCTGTGAAGCCCGAGCAGTTTGGGAGTTTTCTGAGCTGCATTTTCGACGAATGGGTGAGAAATGATGTAGGTAGGATATTCGTGCAGACTTTTGAGGCTTCTGCACGCAGATGGATGGGATTGCCCTCAGGGATGTGCGTTTTTGAAGAAACATGCGGGATTGGGCTTTTGCTCTTGAGCATAATGGAGATCTTTACTCATGTGACCATTTTGTGGAGCCGGACTATCTGCTGGGCAATATTCTGGAAACAGAGATAG